A window of Papilio machaon chromosome 1, ilPapMach1.1, whole genome shotgun sequence contains these coding sequences:
- the LOC106710808 gene encoding RNA-binding protein 39: protein MAEDFDVEAMLEAPYIKSDTTSSSKHRSDKYSDKHRDREKDGSRRRSRSRDKRRSRDRDSRRSRDRDDRKNKEKDRDREKDRDRKDRDKDRSDRHIKDKDRDKDKERERERDREKRRSRDKERSKERERSKDRHSRREKSREAEPKNEYRSKSRGIEPKLEDLPPEERDLRTVFCMQLSQRIRAKDLEEFFSSVGKVRDVRLITCNKTRRFKGIAYIEFKDAESVPLALGLTGQKLLGVPIIVQHTQAEKNRVGNTLPNLAPKTSNGPTRLYVGSLHFNITEDMLRGIFEPFGKIDHIQLMTDPETGKSKGYGFLTFHHATDAKKAMEQLNGFELAGRPMKVGNVTERTDGGSSTRFDADELDRAGVDLGATGRLQLMFKLAEGTGLQIPPAAASVLMGTGSNIVAPQPQVAPPIATQCFMLNNMFDPATETNPHWDIEIRDDVISECNKHGGVLHVYVDKASPQGNVYCKCPTIATAVASVNSLHGRWFAGRVITAAYVPLVNYHSLFPDAMTALTLLLPTRQR from the exons GACACCACATCCTCTTCAAAACATCGATCGGACAAGTATTCTGATAAGCACAGAGATAGGGAAAAGGATGGCAGTCGAAG acgcAGCAGATCTCGAGACAAAAGAAGGTCGAGAGATAGGGATTCAAGACGCTCAAGAGACAGGGATGATAGAAAGAACAAGGAAAAAGATAGAGATAGGGAAAAGGACAGAGATCGTAAGGATCGTGACAAAGATCGTAGTGACAGGCacataaaagataaagatCGCGACAAGGATAAGGAAAGGGAACGTGAAAGAGACAGGGAGAAGAGGCGAAGTAGAGACAAGGAACGGAGTAAAGAGAGAGAACGTAGTAAGGACAGGCACTCGAGACGCGAAAAAAGTCGGGAAGCAGAACCTAAAAACGAATATCGATCTAAGTCAAGAGGAATTGAACCTAAATTAGAGGATTTGCCCCCAGAGGAAAGAGATTTGAGAACTGTATTTTGTATGCAGTTATCTCAGCGTATAAGAGCTAAAGATTTAGAAGAATTCTTTTCATCTGTTGGGAAAGTTAGAGATGTCAGACTTATAACATGTAACAAAACTAGGAGGTTTAAGGGGATAGCATATATAGAATTTAAGGATGCTGAATCTGTACCATTG gcATTGGGTTTAACAGGACAAAAATTACTTGGTGTCCCTATTATAGTACAACACACACAGGCAGAGAAAAACAGAGTAGGCAATACTTTGCCTAACTTAGCTCCAAAGACAAGTAATGGTCCCACTAGACTGTATGTTGGCTcattgcattttaatattacagagGATATGTTGCGAGGAATTTTCGAGCCATTCGGGAAAATTGATCACATCCAACTTATGACTGACCCAGAAACAGGGAAAAGTAAAGGTTATGGTTTTTTGACG ttcCATCATGCAACAGATGCAAAGAAAGCAATGGAACAATTGAATGGATTTGAATTAGCTGGAAGACCAATGAAAGTAGGAAATGTTACCGAACGCACAGACGGTGGCTCCAGTACTCGTTTTGATGCTGATGAACTAGACAGAGCAGGCGTTGATCTTGGAGCAACAGGCCGTCTACAATTAATGTTTAAGCTTGCAGAGGGAACTGGATTACAA aTTCCTCCTGCCGCTGCATCTGTTTTAATGGGGACTGGATCGAATATAGTTGCTCCACAGCCACAAGTAGCGCCACCAATAGCAACGCAATGCTTTATGCTCAATAACATGTTTGATCCAGCCac agAAACTAATCCTCATTGGGACATCGAGATCCGTGACGACGTGATCAGCGAGTGCAACAAGCACGGCGGCGTGTTGCACGTATACGTGGACAAGGCGTCGCCGCAGGGCAACGTGTACTGCAAGTGCCCCACTATAGCTACGGCCGTCGCCTCCGTGAACTCGCTGCACGGGCGCTGGTTCGCGGGCCGCGTCATCACGGCGGCCTACGTGCCCCTCGTCAACTACCATTCCCTGTTCCCTGATGCGATGACCGCTCTCACGCTGCTTCTGCCTACGCGGCAACGGTAA
- the LOC106710809 gene encoding uncharacterized protein C9E9.15 isoform X1 produces MAILIPPVLVNELAKEIQPNMDDSSNTQDFPAEFEECNISLPEERYLFDFTKSDDVENWQEQSDTVRNVGMSKALLALHQNTQYRRAIFFALLNPQLNGAGFAGIRAIKTYNLTGYTKLQIKCRGQGQYNGFKVVLRHKGLNDEPNYSYEQYFQAPKDEFAIRTLPFSEFKAYYRGKRNNNSEPLDISQITSIGLQMYGGVYQPIKQKGPATLEIDWIRAV; encoded by the exons ATGGCAATTTTAATTCCACCAGTACTTGTCAACGAACTTGCAAAGGAAATTCAACCAAATATGGACGACTCATCGAATACACAAGACTTTCCTGCCGAGTTTGAGGAATG TAACATTTCTTTACCCGAGGAACGgtatttgtttgattttacCAAAAGTGATGACGTGGAAAATTGGCAAGAACAATCAGATACAGTTCGAAATGTTGGAATGTCGAAAGCTTTGCTCGCTTTACATCAAAATACTCAGTACAGACGTGCCATATTTTTTGCATTATTAAATCCACAATTAAACGGCGCGGGATTTGCGGGCATAAGGGCGATCAAAACATACAATCTCACTGGGTACACAAAACTACAGATCAAATGCAGAGGCCAAGGGCAATATAATGGATTTAAAGTTGTTTTGCGACACAAAGGACTAAATGATGAACCAAACTATTCATATGAACAATACTTCCAg GCTCCCAAAGATGAATTCGCAATCCGAACTTTACCTTTTTCTGAATTCAAAGCTTACTATAGAGGCAAAAGGAACAACAATAGCGAACCCTTAGATATATCCCAAATAACGAGTATAGGCCTTCAGATGTATGGTGGAGTGTACCAGCCAATTAAACAAAAAGGACCGGCGACATTAGAAATCGATTGGATCAGAgctgtataa
- the LOC106710809 gene encoding uncharacterized protein C9E9.15 isoform X2: MFSYKVSTLTTMTFFIFMNVHCYSSNISLPEERYLFDFTKSDDVENWQEQSDTVRNVGMSKALLALHQNTQYRRAIFFALLNPQLNGAGFAGIRAIKTYNLTGYTKLQIKCRGQGQYNGFKVVLRHKGLNDEPNYSYEQYFQAPKDEFAIRTLPFSEFKAYYRGKRNNNSEPLDISQITSIGLQMYGGVYQPIKQKGPATLEIDWIRAV, from the exons atgttttcatataaaGTTAGTACATTAACAACgatgacattttttatttttatgaatgtcCACTGTTATTCAAG TAACATTTCTTTACCCGAGGAACGgtatttgtttgattttacCAAAAGTGATGACGTGGAAAATTGGCAAGAACAATCAGATACAGTTCGAAATGTTGGAATGTCGAAAGCTTTGCTCGCTTTACATCAAAATACTCAGTACAGACGTGCCATATTTTTTGCATTATTAAATCCACAATTAAACGGCGCGGGATTTGCGGGCATAAGGGCGATCAAAACATACAATCTCACTGGGTACACAAAACTACAGATCAAATGCAGAGGCCAAGGGCAATATAATGGATTTAAAGTTGTTTTGCGACACAAAGGACTAAATGATGAACCAAACTATTCATATGAACAATACTTCCAg GCTCCCAAAGATGAATTCGCAATCCGAACTTTACCTTTTTCTGAATTCAAAGCTTACTATAGAGGCAAAAGGAACAACAATAGCGAACCCTTAGATATATCCCAAATAACGAGTATAGGCCTTCAGATGTATGGTGGAGTGTACCAGCCAATTAAACAAAAAGGACCGGCGACATTAGAAATCGATTGGATCAGAgctgtataa
- the LOC106710746 gene encoding uncharacterized protein LOC106710746 translates to MFKGSVKWSCNLKAKPYIIFSYLGGTNQVGSTIHNTGSVKFPQAATLKLPTNVIDINSAEMGRFSPLRERDISGPVINFHELKPVFREFDITLQSDPHVNKYDCRGAVSLSSSMQSNVPSPFSGNHTHLNMPGSQWGQGYKYLSDHLHSAHYLTLRNEFRGKLFKKADTFGTRKMSTDTQTVMSAKEKLKKAVKEYGSTVIVFHVSISLLSLGACYVLVSSGVDIVAIMKYFNMSEGTLSKIAASNAGTFVIAYGVHKFFAPFRIGVTLTATPFIVRYLRKVGMLKHPSVQSGGGK, encoded by the exons atgtttaaaggaTCGGTTAAATGGAGTTGCAACTTGAAAGCAAAACCTTATATAATATTCAGTTATTTAG GTGGTACCAATCAAGTGGGCAGCACAATACATAATACTGGCTCTGTAAAGTTTCCTCAAGCGGCCACTCTTAAATTACCGACAAAtgtaattgatataaattcaGCAGAAATGGGAAGGTTTTCTCCACTACGAGAAAGAGATATTTCTGGACcagttattaattttcatgaGTTAAAGCCAGTTTTTCGAGAATTTGACATTACTCTACAATCTGATCCtcatgttaataaatatgattgtCGTGGCGCTGTCAGTCTATCATCGTCGATGCAAAGTAATGTGCCAAGCCCATTTAGTGGGAATCACACACACTTAAACATGCCTGGATCACAATGGGGTCAAGGCTACAAGTATTTGTCTGATCACCTACATAGTGCACATTATTTGACATTGCGAAATGAGTTTCGAGGAAAACTCTTTAAAAAag CTGACACTTTTGGAACACGGAAAATGAGTACAGACACACAAACGGTGATGAGTGCCAaagaaaaactgaaaaaagCTGTGAAGGAGTATGGTTCTACAGTAATTGTTTTTCATGTTTCCATTTCATTGTTATCTTTGGGGGCCTGCTATGTTCTTGTGTCTAG tgGAGTCGACATAGTGGCAATAATGAAGTATTTCAATATGAGCGAAGGAACACTTTCAAAAATTGCTGCATCAAATGCTGGAACATTTGTAATAGCGTATGGAGTGCATAAGTTTTTTGCTCCCTTTAGGATAGGTGTTACCTTAACAGCCACACCATTTATTGTTAGATATCTAAGAAAAGTTGGCATGTTGAAACATCCTTCAGTTCAAAGTGGTggtggaaaataa
- the LOC106710713 gene encoding 2',5'-phosphodiesterase 12 isoform X1, whose protein sequence is MLLCSMIFRLNLLTHKFSTAIKISKTSAMNASKCYFRYVEAEEKIDVSFLLKVKDAVRQFNFRRQPTENIQTLCNRIEMNVQKVMAKKKKKNEKTSVDTKIKIAVLDVNNQEMSDKYSCKDLFDMEGPLKVQICEQFYEAVFNAPWIININLPKSLLLGFPVYPENFETLYTIKEKCDFKWYTGKPVNDQGNVVSDIHINWIPVGNSYSYVPTSVDVGMKLKLECTPGNNNTIGPAVETISTTLVEAGPGPCPFETRHQFTASKLKDSSFRCVSYNILADLYCDSDFTRSVLHPYCPPYALQMDYRKQLILKELEGYNADIYCLQEVDKKIFNNSLEPFLDSIGLKGLFYKKGKTVSEGLACFYRKSRFEMLEEENILLADAIKTLPCLQSIWDTIKDNKPLLDRLLDRSTVASATILQSKDNLDEIVIVANTHLYFHPDADHIRLLQGGIVIYWLSEIKDNLTKKFQYPEKRISLILCGDFNSVPSCGIYQLYTTGIAPDSLPDWQSNANEKISDLCLTNDLLLGSACGTPPFTNFTVGFADCLDYIFYDKNNIEVEQVIPFPSIEELRAHTALPSIVFPSDHIAIISDLRFKR, encoded by the exons ATGTTACTATGTAGTATgatttttagattaaatttactaaCCCACAAATTCTCTACGgctataaaaatttcaaagacCAGTGCAATGAACGCAAGCAAATGTTATTTTCGCTACGTTGAGGCGGAGGAAAAAATCGACgtatcatttttattgaaagttaAAGATGCTGTTAGacagtttaattttagaaGGCAACCTACAGAGAATATACAAACACTTTGTAACCGTATAGAAATGAATGTACAAAAAGTTATGGctaagaagaagaaaaaaaatgaaaagactAGTGttgatactaaaataaaaattgcagtATTGGATGTTAATAACCAAGAAATGTCTGATAAATATTCTTGCAAGGATTTATTTGATATGGAAGGACCACTCAAAGTTCAAATTTGTGAGCAATTTTATGAAGCAGTTTTTAATGCGCCATGgattatcaatataaatttaccTAAAAGTTTACTTCTTGGATTTCCTGTTTATCCCGAGAACTTTGAAACTTTATACACAATAAAGGAAAAATGTGATTTCAAGTGGTATACAGGCAAACCTGTTAATGATCAAGGAAATGTAGTAAGTGATATTCACATTAATTGGATTCCAGTTGGTAATAGTTATTCATATGTTCCAACATCAGTGGATGTAGGTATGAAGTTGAAGTTAGAATGTACTCcag GAAATAACAACACCATTGGACCAGCTGTGGAAACTATTTCTACAACTCTAGTGGAAGCAGGTCCTGGCCCATGTCCGTTTGAGACAAGACATCAGTTTACAgcttcaaaattaaaagattcaaG TTTCCGATGTGTCTCATACAATATATTGGCAGATTTGTATTGTGACTCAGACTTTACAAGAAGTGTACTCCATCCATACTGCCCCCCATATGCTCTTCAAATGGATTACAGGAAACAACTTATTCTAAAGGAACTTGAAG GATACAATGCTGATATTTATTGCCTTCAAGAAGTTGacaaaaagatatttaataatagtttagaACCATTTTTGGATAGTATTGGTCTAAAAggcttattttataagaaaggCAAAACAGTTTCTGAGGGGTTAGCttgtttttatagaaaatCCAGATTTGA AATGTTGGaagaagaaaacattttattagcaGATGCTATAAAAACTTTACCATGTCTCCAATCAATATGGGATACAATTAAAGATAATAAGCCATTGCTAGATAGATTACTGGACAGATCGACAGTGGCTAGTGCAACTATATTACAATCAAAAGacaatcttgatgaaatagtAATTGTTGCCAACACTCATTTGTATTTCCATCCTGACGCTGATCATATAAGGCTGCTTCAAGGAGGAATAGTGATATATTGGCTAAGTGAAATTAAAGACAATCTGACTAAAAAG TTCCAGTATCCTGAGAAAAGGATATCCCTGATTCTGTGTGGTGATTTTAACAGTGTACCTTCTTGTGGTATATATCAGTTGTACACCACTGGTATAGCTCCTGATAGTCTTCCAGATTGGCAGTCAA ATGCTAATGAAAAAATCTCCGACTTATGTCTAACGAATGATCTCCTTCTTGGAAGTGCTTGTGGAACACCTCCCTTTACCAATTTTACGGTTGGATTTGCAGACTGTTtggattacattttttatgacaaaaacaACATTGAAGTAGAACAg GTCATTCCATTTCCGTCAATTGAAGAACTGCGAGCTCATACAGCTCTTCCAAGTATTGTGTTTCCATCAGATCATATAGCTATTATTTCAGATCTTAGATTTAAGAGATAA
- the LOC106710713 gene encoding 2',5'-phosphodiesterase 12 isoform X2 codes for MLLCSMIFRLNLLTHKFSTAIKISKTSAMNASKCYFRYVEAEEKIDVSFLLKVKDAVRQFNFRRQPTENIQTLCNRIEMNVQKVMAKKKKKNEKTSVDTKIKIAVLDVNNQEMSDKYSCKDLFDMEGPLKVQICEQFYEAVFNAPWIININLPKSLLLGFPVYPENFETLYTIKEKCDFKWYTGKPVNDQGNVVSDIHINWIPVGNSYSYVPTSVDVGMKLKLECTPGNNNTIGPAVETISTTLVEAGPGPCPFETRHQFTASKLKDSSFRCVSYNILADLYCDSDFTRSVLHPYCPPYALQMDYRKQLILKELEGYNADIYCLQEVDKKIFNNSLEPFLDSIGLKGLFYKKGKTVSEGLACFYRKSRFEMLEEENILLADAIKTLPCLQSIWDTIKDNKPLLDRLLDRSTVASATILQSKDNLDEIVIVANTHLYFHPDADHIRLLQGGIVIYWLSEIKDNLTKKYPEKRISLILCGDFNSVPSCGIYQLYTTGIAPDSLPDWQSNANEKISDLCLTNDLLLGSACGTPPFTNFTVGFADCLDYIFYDKNNIEVEQVIPFPSIEELRAHTALPSIVFPSDHIAIISDLRFKR; via the exons ATGTTACTATGTAGTATgatttttagattaaatttactaaCCCACAAATTCTCTACGgctataaaaatttcaaagacCAGTGCAATGAACGCAAGCAAATGTTATTTTCGCTACGTTGAGGCGGAGGAAAAAATCGACgtatcatttttattgaaagttaAAGATGCTGTTAGacagtttaattttagaaGGCAACCTACAGAGAATATACAAACACTTTGTAACCGTATAGAAATGAATGTACAAAAAGTTATGGctaagaagaagaaaaaaaatgaaaagactAGTGttgatactaaaataaaaattgcagtATTGGATGTTAATAACCAAGAAATGTCTGATAAATATTCTTGCAAGGATTTATTTGATATGGAAGGACCACTCAAAGTTCAAATTTGTGAGCAATTTTATGAAGCAGTTTTTAATGCGCCATGgattatcaatataaatttaccTAAAAGTTTACTTCTTGGATTTCCTGTTTATCCCGAGAACTTTGAAACTTTATACACAATAAAGGAAAAATGTGATTTCAAGTGGTATACAGGCAAACCTGTTAATGATCAAGGAAATGTAGTAAGTGATATTCACATTAATTGGATTCCAGTTGGTAATAGTTATTCATATGTTCCAACATCAGTGGATGTAGGTATGAAGTTGAAGTTAGAATGTACTCcag GAAATAACAACACCATTGGACCAGCTGTGGAAACTATTTCTACAACTCTAGTGGAAGCAGGTCCTGGCCCATGTCCGTTTGAGACAAGACATCAGTTTACAgcttcaaaattaaaagattcaaG TTTCCGATGTGTCTCATACAATATATTGGCAGATTTGTATTGTGACTCAGACTTTACAAGAAGTGTACTCCATCCATACTGCCCCCCATATGCTCTTCAAATGGATTACAGGAAACAACTTATTCTAAAGGAACTTGAAG GATACAATGCTGATATTTATTGCCTTCAAGAAGTTGacaaaaagatatttaataatagtttagaACCATTTTTGGATAGTATTGGTCTAAAAggcttattttataagaaaggCAAAACAGTTTCTGAGGGGTTAGCttgtttttatagaaaatCCAGATTTGA AATGTTGGaagaagaaaacattttattagcaGATGCTATAAAAACTTTACCATGTCTCCAATCAATATGGGATACAATTAAAGATAATAAGCCATTGCTAGATAGATTACTGGACAGATCGACAGTGGCTAGTGCAACTATATTACAATCAAAAGacaatcttgatgaaatagtAATTGTTGCCAACACTCATTTGTATTTCCATCCTGACGCTGATCATATAAGGCTGCTTCAAGGAGGAATAGTGATATATTGGCTAAGTGAAATTAAAGACAATCTGACTAAAAAG TATCCTGAGAAAAGGATATCCCTGATTCTGTGTGGTGATTTTAACAGTGTACCTTCTTGTGGTATATATCAGTTGTACACCACTGGTATAGCTCCTGATAGTCTTCCAGATTGGCAGTCAA ATGCTAATGAAAAAATCTCCGACTTATGTCTAACGAATGATCTCCTTCTTGGAAGTGCTTGTGGAACACCTCCCTTTACCAATTTTACGGTTGGATTTGCAGACTGTTtggattacattttttatgacaaaaacaACATTGAAGTAGAACAg GTCATTCCATTTCCGTCAATTGAAGAACTGCGAGCTCATACAGCTCTTCCAAGTATTGTGTTTCCATCAGATCATATAGCTATTATTTCAGATCTTAGATTTAAGAGATAA
- the LOC106710770 gene encoding protein transport protein Sec61 subunit beta — protein MPAAPSSTSVGSGGRSPSKSSAVPRSSSGGTVRQRKSTTTTTAARNRSTGAGSGGMWRFYTDDSPGVKVGPVPVLVMSLLFIASVFMLHIWGKYTRA, from the exons atg CCAGCTGCTCCGAGTTCTACTTCGGTAGGGTCTGGTGGACGTTCACCAAGTAAATCGTCTGCAGTCCCGAGATCTTCAAGCGGCGGTACAGTACGACAACGCAAATCTACTACAACTACAACAGCTGCTCGAAATAGAAGCACCGGTGCTGGCTCGGGTGGTATGTGGCGCTTCTACACCGACGATTCTCCAGGCGTTAAAGT AGGTCCAGTTCCAGTATTGGTAATGTCTCTCCTGTTCATTGCATCGGTGTTTATGCTTCACATTTGGGGAAAATATACTAGagcataa
- the LOC106710723 gene encoding frizzled-7-B, which translates to MGSVYVPFVLPVLYLFVLTETSRVTVYQGDSLPHHGRCEPITIPLCQNIRYNQTIFPNILNHAKQSDASQDVLKFTVFIKVNCSPDLKFFLCAVYAPLCTILENPIPPCRHLCESAKHGCHTSMFTYGFHWPENLNCSSFPVAGKGVLCFGENNGTQETRQRAKTKLSKVDYQANIERNPTKLHGARDIGFVCPIQFKIPKNLDLEYSLKVGDKMEKDCGAPCNGIFFSQDEKNFARLWIGIWATLCTISCLFTVLTFLIDTDRFRYPERPIIFLSVCYLMVAASYVMGWGAGDSVSCQGPFPPTISGTRLPNISVITQGTKHEPCTILFMVVYFFSMASSIWWVILTLTWFLAAGLKWGHEAIEANSQYFHLAAWAVPAIKTISILAMGKVDGDILSGVCYVGLWDADALQGFVLSPLCAYLVLGTIFLLAGFVSLFRIRTVMKHDGTKTDKLEKLMIRIGVFGVLYTVPALIVIACLFYEYVHFDSWMVTWHRDLCTTPMYSIPCPFSHQDVVRPKFEMFMIKYLMTMIVGITSSFWIWSNKTLVSWHQFFDKIRGRRVEAYV; encoded by the exons ATGGGGAGTGTTTACGTGCCGTTTGTTCTTCCAGtgctttatttgtttgttttaactgAAACTTCACGTGTTACTGTTTATCAAGGGGATTCTTTGCCGCACCATGGTCGATGTGAACCAATTACTATACCACTTTGCCAAAATATCAGATACAACCAAACAATTTTTCCTAATATACTAAACCATGCCAAACAGTCCGATGCAAGTCAAGatgtgttaaaatttacaGTGTTCATAAAAGTTAATTGTTCTCCGGACTTGAAGTTTTTTCTGTGTGCAGTATATGCCCCTTTATGTACAATCTTAGAGAACCCAATACCGCCGTGCCGTCATTTATGTGAATCTGCTAAACACGGTTGTCACACTAGTATGTTTACTTACGGATTTCATTGGCCAGAAAATTTGAATTGCTCATCATTTCCAGTAGCTGGGAAAGGTGTCTTATGTTTTGGCGAAAACAATGGTACGCAAGAAACCCGACAACGTGCGAAGACAAAACTTTCGAAGGTAGATTATCAGGCAAACATTGAACGAAATCCTACAAAACTGCATGGGGCAAGGGACATCGGATTTGTATGCCCCATTCAGTTCAAGATACCTAAAAATTTGGACTTAGAGTACTCTTTGAAAGTTGGAGATAAAATGGAGAAAGACTGTGGTGCCCCTTGCAATGGTATATTTTTCAGTCAAGATGAAAAGAATTTTGCAAGACTTTGGATTGGAATATGGGCAACATTGTGCACCATAAGTTGCCTATTTACtgttttaacttttctaatagaCACAGATCGTTTCCGTTATCCAGAAAGACCTATTATATTTCTCTCAGTATGCTATCTGATGGTTGCAGCATCATATGTAATGGGATGGGGAGCAGGTGACAGTGTAAGTTGTCAAGGACCATTTCCACCAACTATTAGTGGTACAAGATTACCAAACATATCTGTAATAACACAAGGAACCAAACATGAACCATGTACCATTCTTTTTATGGTTGTGTATTTCTTCAGCATGGCCTCAAGTATTTGGTGGGTTATATTGACACTCACTTGGTTCTTAGCAGCAGGGTTAAAATGGGGTCATGAAGCAATTGAAGCAAACTCTCAATACTTTCATTTGGCTGCTTGGGCTGTGCCAGccataaaaacaatatctatATTGGCAATGGGAAAAGTAGatg GTGATATATTATCGGGTGTCTGCTATGTGGGACTTTGGGATGCAGATGCTCTACAAGGATTTGTTTTGTCTCCACTCTGTGCTTATCTTGTCCTGGGAACAATTTTCCTACTGGCTGgatttgtttctttgtttagAATAAGAACTGTTATGAAACATGATGGTACAAAAACTGATAAACTGGAAAAATTAATGATCAGAATTGGAGTTTTTGGTGTTCTTTACACAGTACCTGCCTTGATTGTCATagcatgtttattttatgaatatgttCATTTTGATAGTTGGATGGTAACATGGCATAGAGATTTATGTACAACTCCAATGTATTCAATTCCATGTCCTTTTTCTCATCAAGATGTAGTAAGAcctaaatttgaaatgtttatgatAAAGTATCTCATGACAATGATTGTTGGTATCACTTCAAGTTTTTGGATTTGGTCTAATAAGACTTTAGTTTCTTGGCATCAATTTTTTGACAAGATAAGAGGTAGAAGAGTTGAAGCATATGTATGA